The Cronobacter sakazakii genome has a window encoding:
- a CDS encoding MerR family transcriptional regulator, which yields MLLQVGELAKRAGLTVRTLHHYESLGLLIPSGRTAAGYRLYNRDDIQRLHHIQALTRMGLSLAQVRECLESGSMTLTEVIDTQITQLNAQLTRTAILRDRLVVLRDGLLAGCEPDLQEWLKTLELMTMYEKWFSHDELKQLPFAQENAEREAQWATLVNEVKAAVSQGVPVSSPAAQALATRWMETLERDTAGNPAFLTRLNDMHAAEPAMRDKTGITPEIIDWITHAFAESKLAIYERYLTPEEYAFTREHYFDRMMEWPPLVAKLHAAVNAQLSPQSEEAREIAAHWLTLFSSFAGDNPQTQQKFREAMMREPHLSKGTWMTPETLAWLQQAFGALMQAQGAAPAR from the coding sequence GAACTCGCAAAGCGCGCCGGGCTGACGGTCCGCACGCTGCATCACTACGAAAGCCTCGGTCTGCTCATTCCCTCCGGCCGCACGGCCGCCGGTTATCGTCTCTATAACCGCGATGATATTCAGCGCCTGCATCATATTCAGGCACTGACGCGAATGGGGTTGAGTCTGGCGCAGGTGCGGGAGTGTCTGGAGAGCGGCAGCATGACGCTGACGGAAGTCATTGACACGCAAATCACCCAGCTGAATGCACAGCTTACGCGTACCGCGATACTGCGCGACCGGCTGGTGGTGCTGCGTGACGGGCTTCTGGCCGGTTGTGAGCCGGATCTTCAGGAATGGCTGAAAACACTGGAGTTAATGACGATGTATGAGAAATGGTTTTCGCACGACGAACTGAAACAGCTGCCGTTTGCGCAGGAAAACGCCGAGCGCGAAGCGCAGTGGGCGACGCTGGTGAATGAGGTTAAGGCAGCGGTTTCTCAGGGCGTACCGGTCAGCAGTCCGGCTGCGCAGGCGCTCGCCACGCGCTGGATGGAAACGCTGGAGCGGGATACCGCGGGCAACCCTGCTTTCCTGACTCGCCTCAACGACATGCATGCCGCCGAGCCTGCAATGCGCGATAAAACCGGCATTACGCCGGAGATTATCGACTGGATCACGCATGCCTTTGCCGAAAGCAAGCTTGCTATCTACGAGCGTTATCTGACGCCCGAAGAGTACGCGTTCACCCGTGAGCACTATTTTGATCGCATGATGGAGTGGCCGCCGCTGGTGGCGAAACTTCATGCGGCGGTGAACGCGCAGCTCTCCCCGCAAAGCGAAGAAGCGCGCGAAATTGCGGCGCACTGGCTGACGCTGTTTTCTTCGTTCGCTGGCGATAACCCGCAGACGCAGCAGAAATTTCGGGAGGCGATGATGCGCGAACCGCATCTTTCTAAAGGCACCTGGATGACGCCGGAAACGCTCGCCTGGCTGCAACAGGCATTCGGCGCGTTGATGCAGGCGCAGGGGGCTGCGCCTGCACGTTGA